Proteins found in one Triticum aestivum cultivar Chinese Spring chromosome 4D, IWGSC CS RefSeq v2.1, whole genome shotgun sequence genomic segment:
- the LOC123099212 gene encoding uncharacterized protein isoform X2, with protein MAAGPERSRAVLYTCPAAILQSTSRTPIAAAGTMATESEGDMEFLWKWRKYLLLLATLVASVTYVAGLNPPGGIRSEDGGNDPEHGVGDVRLGAVNPPAPLSPAPAVYPFRVGDPVLVNTYADRYTAFFYCNAAAFVASLVIIMFLLDRRISGNRVGLTVLRSAMLLDLLALMAAFAAGSCRSVVGSIYVSALFALVFAYVAIHVRLERSKEPADESHLKERRKFLLLLATFATPLTYGAGLAPPGGFWSETRAGHRAGAPLLHDGPYKIRYHAFFYANANSFVASLAIIMLLMSSTLSGRLARSYALPVCVLVELLGLMAAYAAGSCRWITTTVYIACLVGAVFMYILLQVVIAGEWKQSNNPNNEEKLGVVQEGGVTRRLESNNGQQGAEKVEESRSLLLLLATLAATVTYQAGLSPPGGVWPEGHLDSSHTAGNPVLHDINPKRYKAFYHCNTAAFVASLVVIVIVQSKELSSGAVVRRAALNTVMILDLFGLMGAYVAGSCRDGTTTIYVASLAVAIFVYSIAKVVAFSAKGKHSKLTRWVQSMCDNLARLLRLTSDVSSQQWKGGQAQGAVHVPTAADHLQGESSRQGVEPHQGAAQVHGELDLESESKHILQDEKRILERKRKFLLQLAILAATVTYQTGLNPPGGFWTKSDGGISVTAGDPVLLDYYGVRYQVFFYCNATGFMASVAVILLLVNQTLSKQGIRSHALHVCILVGLLGLMGAYAAGSCRKLRTSIYVFALVAVVVAFLLVQILLYVFADRDHWLDRLPRRVKVLFKPLWTGPNGCSKDKSKEDKPESERYLKRKYLMVLGILAASVTYQAGLAPPGGTWGDDDTAPSPSPSQSAYPPTVAGNPILLDFNAPRYQAFFYCNATSFVASIVVIMLLLQRTLKPRGPPLWAMQTAVLLDLLGLLGAYAAGSCRDWETSIYVITLVAIVVLFIALHVLLSFHVVFIKAKKLMPNKCFEVDDN; from the exons ATGGCGGCCGGGCCGGAGCGGAGCAGGGCAGTATTATATACATGTCCTGCAGCGATCCTGCAGAGCACATCACGtacgcccatcgccgccgccggaaCCATGGCGACGGAGTCGGAAGGGGACATGGAGTTCCTCTGGAAGTGGCGCAAGTACCTGCTGCTGCTCGCCACGCTGGTCGCCAGCGTCACCTACGTCGCCGGCCTAAACCCGCCGGGTGGCATCAGGTCCGAGGACGGAGGCAACGACCCAGAGCATGGCGTCGGCGACGTTAGGCTGGGCGCCGTCAACCCACCGGCGCCGCTGTCCCCGGCGCCGGCGGTCTACCCGTTTCGCGTCGGCGACCCCGTGCTCGTGAACACCTACGCGGACAGGTACACCGCCTTCTTCTACTGCAACGCGGCCGCCTTCGTCGCGTCCCTGGTCATCATCATGTTCCTGCTGGACCGGCGTATCAGCGGCAACCGTGTCGGCCTCACCGTGCTCCGCTCAGCCATGCTGCTCGACCTGCTCGCCCTCATGGCCGCCTTCGCCGCCGGGAGCTGCCGCAGCGTGGTTGGGTCCATCTACGTCTCCGCGCtcttcgccctcgtcttcgcctACGTCGCCATACACGTCCGCTTGGAAAGGAGCAAGGAACCGGCGGACGAGAGCCACCTCAAGGAGCGCCGTAAGTTCCTCCTGCTGCTCGCCACCTTCGCCACGCCGCTGACATACGGCGCCGGACTGGCGCCGCCGGGAGGCTTCTGGAGCGAGACTCGAGCGGGGCACCGCGCCGGCGCCCCGCTGCTGCACGACGGGCCATACAAGATCCGCTACCACGCCTTCTTCTACGCCAACGCCAACTCCTTCGTCGCATCCCTCGCCATCATCATGCTCCTCATGAGCAGCACGCTGAGCGGCCGCCTCGCCAGGTCCTACGCGCTGCCGGTGTGCGTGCTGGTGGAGCTGCTGGGCCTGATGGCCGCCTACGCCGCCGGCAGCTGCAGGTGGATCACCACCACCGTGTACATCGCCTGCCTCGTCGGCGCAGTGTTCATGTACATCCTGCTGCAGGTGGTCATCGCAGG GGAATGGAAGCAGAGTAATAATCCAAATAATGAAGAAAAACTAGGAGTAGTGCAAGAGGGAGGTGTGACCAGGAGACTCGAAAGCAACAATGGCCAGCAGGGTGCGGAGAAGGTGGAAGAGTCACGGTCGCTCCTGCTGCTGCTGGCCACGCTGGCGGCGACGGTGACTTACCAGGCAGGGCTGAGCCCGCCGGGCGGCGTCTGGCCGGAAGGGCATCTAGATAGCAGTCACACTGCCGGAAACCCGGTGCTCCACGACATTAACCCCAAGAGGTACAAGGCTTTCTACCACTGCAACACCGCGGCGTTCGTGGCGTCGCTGGTAGTCATCGTCATCGTCCAGAGCAAGGAGCTGAGCTCCGGCGCCGTCGTCAGGCGCGCCGCGCTTAACACGGTCATGATACTGGACCTGTTCGGCCTCATGGGCGCCTACGTTGCGGGGAGCTGCCGGGACGGCACAACCACCATCTACGTTGCCTCCCTAGCCGTCGCCATCTTCGTCTACTCCATCGCCAAGGTCGTGGCGTTCTCGGCTAAGGGCAAGCACAGCAAGCTGACGCGTTGGGTGCAAAGCATGTGCGATAACCTTGCACGATTGCTCCGCCTCACCTCCGACGTGTCGTCACAGCAATGGAAAGGGGGACAAGCTCAAGGAGCGGTGCATGTTCCTACTGCTGCTGATCACCTTCAAGGTGAGTCGTCCCGGCAAGGAGTGGAACCACATCAAGGAGCGGCGCAAGTTCACGGCGAGCTCGACTTGGAGTCCGAGAGTAAGCATATTCTTCAAGATGAAAAGCGTATTCTTGAGAGGAAGCGCAAGTTCTTGCTGCAGCTCGCCATACTCGCGGCCACTGTCACGTACCAAACCGGGTTGAACCCGCCAGGCGGCTTCTGGACAAAGAGCGACGGGGGGATATCGGTCACCGCCGGTGACCCAGTCCTCCTCGACTACTACGGGGTCAGGTACCAAGTGTTCTTCTACTGCAACGCGACGGGGTTCATGGCCTCGGTCGCCGTCATCCTGCTCCTGGTGAACCAGACACTGTCCAAGCAAGGCATTCGGAGCCACGCACTCCATGTCTGCATCTTGGTTGGACTCCTGGGCCTCATGGGAGCTTACGCGGCCGGCAGCTGCCGGAAGCTGCGAACCTCAATCTATGTCTTTGCGCTCGTGGCCGTGGtggtcgccttcctcctcgtgcaaATCCTACTTTATGTGTTCGCGGACCGCGACCACTGGTTAGATCGGCTGCCACGGCGGGTGAAGGTACTATTCAAGCCGCTCTGGACAGGGCCGAACGGCTGCAgcaaggacaagagcaaggaggatAAACCGGAGAGCGAGAGGTACCTGAAGCGAAAGTACCTGATGGTTCTCGGCATCCTCGCGGCGAGCGTGACGTATCAGGCGGGTCTCGCACCTCCTGGTGGCACGTGGGGCGACGACGACACTGCACCGTCGCCATCGCCATCCCAATCGGCATACCCACCCACCGTCGCCGGCAACCCGATCCTGCTTGATTTTAACGCTCCACGGTACCAGGCATTCTTCTACTGCAACGCCACATCGTTCGTGGCCTCCATTGTTGTCATCATGTTGCTACTGCAGCGCACCCTGAAGCCACGCGGCCCGCCACTGTGGGCGATGCAGACCGCCGTGTTGCTGgacctgttgggcctactgggcgcCTACGCCGCCGGCAGCTGTAGGGACTGGGAGACATCGATCTACGTCATCACGCTGGTCGCCATTGTGGTCCTCTTCATCGCGCTGCACGTGCTGCTGTCGTTCCACGTCGTATTTATAAAGGCCAAGAAGCTCATGCCCAACAAGTGCTTTGAAGTCGATGATAATTAA
- the LOC123099212 gene encoding uncharacterized protein isoform X1, with protein sequence MAAGPERSRAVLYTCPAAILQSTSRTPIAAAGTMATESEGDMEFLWKWRKYLLLLATLVASVTYVAGLNPPGGIRSEDGGNDPEHGVGDVRLGAVNPPAPLSPAPAVYPFRVGDPVLVNTYADRYTAFFYCNAAAFVASLVIIMFLLDRRISGNRVGLTVLRSAMLLDLLALMAAFAAGSCRSVVGSIYVSALFALVFAYVAIHVRLERSKEPADESHLKERRKFLLLLATFATPLTYGAGLAPPGGFWSETRAGHRAGAPLLHDGPYKIRYHAFFYANANSFVASLAIIMLLMSSTLSGRLARSYALPVCVLVELLGLMAAYAAGSCRWITTTVYIACLVGAVFMYILLQVVIAGYVSGIHSVKEWKQSNNPNNEEKLGVVQEGGVTRRLESNNGQQGAEKVEESRSLLLLLATLAATVTYQAGLSPPGGVWPEGHLDSSHTAGNPVLHDINPKRYKAFYHCNTAAFVASLVVIVIVQSKELSSGAVVRRAALNTVMILDLFGLMGAYVAGSCRDGTTTIYVASLAVAIFVYSIAKVVAFSAKGKHSKLTRWVQSMCDNLARLLRLTSDVSSQQWKGGQAQGAVHVPTAADHLQGESSRQGVEPHQGAAQVHGELDLESESKHILQDEKRILERKRKFLLQLAILAATVTYQTGLNPPGGFWTKSDGGISVTAGDPVLLDYYGVRYQVFFYCNATGFMASVAVILLLVNQTLSKQGIRSHALHVCILVGLLGLMGAYAAGSCRKLRTSIYVFALVAVVVAFLLVQILLYVFADRDHWLDRLPRRVKVLFKPLWTGPNGCSKDKSKEDKPESERYLKRKYLMVLGILAASVTYQAGLAPPGGTWGDDDTAPSPSPSQSAYPPTVAGNPILLDFNAPRYQAFFYCNATSFVASIVVIMLLLQRTLKPRGPPLWAMQTAVLLDLLGLLGAYAAGSCRDWETSIYVITLVAIVVLFIALHVLLSFHVVFIKAKKLMPNKCFEVDDN encoded by the exons ATGGCGGCCGGGCCGGAGCGGAGCAGGGCAGTATTATATACATGTCCTGCAGCGATCCTGCAGAGCACATCACGtacgcccatcgccgccgccggaaCCATGGCGACGGAGTCGGAAGGGGACATGGAGTTCCTCTGGAAGTGGCGCAAGTACCTGCTGCTGCTCGCCACGCTGGTCGCCAGCGTCACCTACGTCGCCGGCCTAAACCCGCCGGGTGGCATCAGGTCCGAGGACGGAGGCAACGACCCAGAGCATGGCGTCGGCGACGTTAGGCTGGGCGCCGTCAACCCACCGGCGCCGCTGTCCCCGGCGCCGGCGGTCTACCCGTTTCGCGTCGGCGACCCCGTGCTCGTGAACACCTACGCGGACAGGTACACCGCCTTCTTCTACTGCAACGCGGCCGCCTTCGTCGCGTCCCTGGTCATCATCATGTTCCTGCTGGACCGGCGTATCAGCGGCAACCGTGTCGGCCTCACCGTGCTCCGCTCAGCCATGCTGCTCGACCTGCTCGCCCTCATGGCCGCCTTCGCCGCCGGGAGCTGCCGCAGCGTGGTTGGGTCCATCTACGTCTCCGCGCtcttcgccctcgtcttcgcctACGTCGCCATACACGTCCGCTTGGAAAGGAGCAAGGAACCGGCGGACGAGAGCCACCTCAAGGAGCGCCGTAAGTTCCTCCTGCTGCTCGCCACCTTCGCCACGCCGCTGACATACGGCGCCGGACTGGCGCCGCCGGGAGGCTTCTGGAGCGAGACTCGAGCGGGGCACCGCGCCGGCGCCCCGCTGCTGCACGACGGGCCATACAAGATCCGCTACCACGCCTTCTTCTACGCCAACGCCAACTCCTTCGTCGCATCCCTCGCCATCATCATGCTCCTCATGAGCAGCACGCTGAGCGGCCGCCTCGCCAGGTCCTACGCGCTGCCGGTGTGCGTGCTGGTGGAGCTGCTGGGCCTGATGGCCGCCTACGCCGCCGGCAGCTGCAGGTGGATCACCACCACCGTGTACATCGCCTGCCTCGTCGGCGCAGTGTTCATGTACATCCTGCTGCAGGTGGTCATCGCAGGGTACGTCTCCGGCATACACTCCGTCAA GGAATGGAAGCAGAGTAATAATCCAAATAATGAAGAAAAACTAGGAGTAGTGCAAGAGGGAGGTGTGACCAGGAGACTCGAAAGCAACAATGGCCAGCAGGGTGCGGAGAAGGTGGAAGAGTCACGGTCGCTCCTGCTGCTGCTGGCCACGCTGGCGGCGACGGTGACTTACCAGGCAGGGCTGAGCCCGCCGGGCGGCGTCTGGCCGGAAGGGCATCTAGATAGCAGTCACACTGCCGGAAACCCGGTGCTCCACGACATTAACCCCAAGAGGTACAAGGCTTTCTACCACTGCAACACCGCGGCGTTCGTGGCGTCGCTGGTAGTCATCGTCATCGTCCAGAGCAAGGAGCTGAGCTCCGGCGCCGTCGTCAGGCGCGCCGCGCTTAACACGGTCATGATACTGGACCTGTTCGGCCTCATGGGCGCCTACGTTGCGGGGAGCTGCCGGGACGGCACAACCACCATCTACGTTGCCTCCCTAGCCGTCGCCATCTTCGTCTACTCCATCGCCAAGGTCGTGGCGTTCTCGGCTAAGGGCAAGCACAGCAAGCTGACGCGTTGGGTGCAAAGCATGTGCGATAACCTTGCACGATTGCTCCGCCTCACCTCCGACGTGTCGTCACAGCAATGGAAAGGGGGACAAGCTCAAGGAGCGGTGCATGTTCCTACTGCTGCTGATCACCTTCAAGGTGAGTCGTCCCGGCAAGGAGTGGAACCACATCAAGGAGCGGCGCAAGTTCACGGCGAGCTCGACTTGGAGTCCGAGAGTAAGCATATTCTTCAAGATGAAAAGCGTATTCTTGAGAGGAAGCGCAAGTTCTTGCTGCAGCTCGCCATACTCGCGGCCACTGTCACGTACCAAACCGGGTTGAACCCGCCAGGCGGCTTCTGGACAAAGAGCGACGGGGGGATATCGGTCACCGCCGGTGACCCAGTCCTCCTCGACTACTACGGGGTCAGGTACCAAGTGTTCTTCTACTGCAACGCGACGGGGTTCATGGCCTCGGTCGCCGTCATCCTGCTCCTGGTGAACCAGACACTGTCCAAGCAAGGCATTCGGAGCCACGCACTCCATGTCTGCATCTTGGTTGGACTCCTGGGCCTCATGGGAGCTTACGCGGCCGGCAGCTGCCGGAAGCTGCGAACCTCAATCTATGTCTTTGCGCTCGTGGCCGTGGtggtcgccttcctcctcgtgcaaATCCTACTTTATGTGTTCGCGGACCGCGACCACTGGTTAGATCGGCTGCCACGGCGGGTGAAGGTACTATTCAAGCCGCTCTGGACAGGGCCGAACGGCTGCAgcaaggacaagagcaaggaggatAAACCGGAGAGCGAGAGGTACCTGAAGCGAAAGTACCTGATGGTTCTCGGCATCCTCGCGGCGAGCGTGACGTATCAGGCGGGTCTCGCACCTCCTGGTGGCACGTGGGGCGACGACGACACTGCACCGTCGCCATCGCCATCCCAATCGGCATACCCACCCACCGTCGCCGGCAACCCGATCCTGCTTGATTTTAACGCTCCACGGTACCAGGCATTCTTCTACTGCAACGCCACATCGTTCGTGGCCTCCATTGTTGTCATCATGTTGCTACTGCAGCGCACCCTGAAGCCACGCGGCCCGCCACTGTGGGCGATGCAGACCGCCGTGTTGCTGgacctgttgggcctactgggcgcCTACGCCGCCGGCAGCTGTAGGGACTGGGAGACATCGATCTACGTCATCACGCTGGTCGCCATTGTGGTCCTCTTCATCGCGCTGCACGTGCTGCTGTCGTTCCACGTCGTATTTATAAAGGCCAAGAAGCTCATGCCCAACAAGTGCTTTGAAGTCGATGATAATTAA